The genomic stretch TGGAGCCAGTAAATATACACAGACGGTAAATTTCCCACCCCGCGCGGCGCGGCGCTCGGAGACAAGGGGACCGCCCACCTCCTGCCGCCTTGCGGCGCTGGCCCCTCATCCCGGCCTTGGTAACTGCGACAGGCAGCAAAGTGCCCCCGAAGTCCCGGAGATTCGCCAGGCGAGGTGGCATCGCGGCTCCGCCGCTGCAAGGGGCACCATAGTAGCATCAGCGCTCACGCCACAGCCTGCTGGAGGCTCACCACCGCTGCTTAGGGGGCCGCGGGATGGCGGGGGTAGTGAGAAGGGGCAAGGAGGAAATGAGGCGAGACCTGGGAGACGCCGGGTGAGGATGCAAGGAGAAAGGGTTAGCTTGGAGTACTGAGGAGGATTTCTGTGGCTCCTAGACTCAGTCGAATCTTTCGATCTTGAGGTATAGGAAGCACAGAAAGCACAGGCGGCGGGCGAGCATTCCCTTAAAGTCATTTTCGAGCAGGATGGCGAGCCCTTCCCACAAGCGGTGTATGTTGGAAGTCCTACAGCGCATAACACGAAAGGATTTCCCCTGGTGGCGCAGAGAACCAAATCTTAGCTTTCTGTGTAGTTGCGTCTACACTCCCGACATAAGTTGGATATTGGGATAATGATTCGAATAATTCATCAAAGGGGAAAACAAAGCTTTTCTTTGCGCAAATTGAAAACCTTTGGGGAATTGAAGCAAAAATCCTATGGGTTTTTGAGTCAGAGGTTCTGCCAAGCTCCTTACCAGCCTTGTGCATTGATTGAACCACTCAACCTCTCTGCTTCTCAAAATGGCTATTtgcaagagaggaaaaaaaaatcttcccccaGGGTTGTAGTGAAGGTTGATAGATACACGACTTTCACTTCCTGTTTAGAGAGTGGAAAAGAATTTTGTTTCTCTCATTCATTCTCCACTTGCAGAAACTCACAGTGGGTGATTTCAAGACACCAGCGTGGACATGTCCCCAGCCAGAAGGAACTAGAGGTATGATGGTGGTAGTAGTGGTAATAGTATAATAACAGTtcccatttattaagcaccttctGTTAGCCAGGATAACCATGACTGTGTCTCACTGGGTTCTGTATTAGAAATGTGCCCCTAACCTATCTGGAGGGGATACTGAACTGCCTTCAGGTTGCTGAGGAAGTGATGGGAAGACAGAAATGGAAGACATACCTAAGGAGAGAGTTGGGGGGAACACAGGAGGAGGCTCCTTACAACCATTCCTCTGTGATGGgaaaagcaagagagaagtagggagaaaaggggaaaagaaagattgCCATCGCTAAAACTTTTGGTGTGGAGGATGATCCTCAGGGAGTCTTCAGCTGGTGCCACCTGGGCCGAGGACTGTCCCTAACCTAGAAGGGGTCCACACGTGGTATGGCCTCAAATGGTATGTTTGTGTCCTTGGAGACAGATTGGCCCATGTGTTGCCAGCCTGTAGCCCTTGGCTCCTCAAAAATGCCTCTGGGGAGGATGGTGTGTTAGAGGgtcgttttttgtttgtttgtttttaatgcaggTCCATTTGGTTTTTTGATGAAAGTAAATCGTTGCCTTTTGCTACATTTTGGTTCATAGGCAAGGCTGGCATCCATCACTCTAGAGCAGCCTGGCTGCCTGGTGGCTCCTTCTCTCAGATCACACCTGTCCCCCACGTGGTCCCCTGGGCTGTGGATGCTCCAGAACCCAGCCAGTGGAGTTCAACTTCTCTTAAAATTCTAAGTGGAACCGTGAGCAgtaggaggaggaaaggaaggccCAAGTTCAGGGAGCcgaaaggaaaaaatacaaaaaaacaagGAGACAAGATTTACATGTTAAAGCCATGAGGACCACCAGGAAGAGTGAAGACCGAGGCCTGCTGGGAAAATGGGATAAATCTAAATCAGAGTAGacattcaattttaaaattgtgGGTCACAAAGCCAATCTTTAGTTCTACTACTTTCCTTTCTAGAAATGTATCCCACTTTTTCAGCCACTGAACTGCAAGCGGCAGGGACCCCCCGGAAGGCGGGGACAAAGGAACCTGGCTGTGATGCTGCAGTGACCCAAGGTGGCTTCATAAGGACTACCTTGCAGGTGTGAACGACTGGCCCTGGGCTGGTGTCGGACCAGCCCCTGGGGATGGCGAGGCCGGATGGCCGGCACTCACCGGGACTGGGTGCTCGGACAGCGGGTTGGGAATCAGAGACCGCAGAAAATCCAGTACCCTTCGTTAGACCACAAGTGGAGTGTGGGGGCGGGGCCAGGTGCTCCCCGAGATGGTGCGCTTCGGAGCCATATTTGAGTCTGAGGCCAGGAAATCCCGGCAGCGCGGAGGCTCAGAGGCGCTGCTTCCCAGGGCTTGCGCGGTCTGCGATTCTCTCCACAGGGGGATCCAGAAAAGACCAGATGTGCGGACGTTTGTACATGATGATTGCGAGATACTGATTCCTACGCTCTCAGTTCGTtcgttcattcgttcattcattcttttgctctTTTCTTGAGCTTCCACCATGAGCTGGGATCTGCGTCCGCTGCACTCTTCATCCGgattccaagaaaaaaataaagaaccctAAGAAATCAAAGTGACGTTTGCCTGAGGTGGTTGGGTGCGGGGATGGCTCCGGAGCTCAGCAAAACCAACCGACACTTTCGCGCCGCAGTGGGAGAGGGTTAGGTGCCGACGCAGAGGCCAACACCTCTGCGGGCTCTCTCCCGcccctctcttcccttcccagGGTAGCGAGAGGCTCAAGCAGATTCCAGCGCCCTGCGCAGCGGGACCTGGAGGGGGGAAGGgtccgagagagagagagagagagagagagagagagagagagagagagagagagagagagagagagtgagagagagagagagagagagcacagaaaGGTTCCGTCCTGGTTATAGGCTGACTGCTAGCGACCTGTGGCGGGCGAGCCATTTAACATCTCCTCTAGTCGGTTTCTAAGTACAAAATGATGCCAATGATGCCCATAGGCGCGCGCCACTCTGCAAGTACATGTGCCCGATCGAGAGTTTCGGCGGTCTGTATCCAGCGCTGCCGTGAACTTGTTCTCTTGCTGCTCTGTGGTGACCTTAGTATCAGGGGCCTGTGTGTATCCTCGGCCAGAGATGACTGGGGATTTCCAAGTCCACTCTTGGGTTCATCATGCGGTTGCTCCGTGACTTGTTGCTCAGTTTCCTCCTGTATTTACAATGCTAACTATGAGATCATATTCTTTCTGAGGATTCACTGATACTGATACAAGGGCCACGACAATTGTCATTCGtttactcaataaacatttggggGTGTCTTCCTTGTACCAAGGGCTGTGTGTGCTAGAATTTCTCCAGCTATGCGAAGAGCCCGGACCTGCCCTCAATGAGCTGAAAGTGACTTCTGCCTTAAATTGGGAACGTTAAGGTCTTATTTTTGTTCTGAAGACCCTCAGTCGCGATTAAGTTCAGAATTTACTAAAATTCCCTAAGTGTCATTTGCACCGACCTAATCTCAACAGCGGGCATTTTTTCCCCCTCCTCAGGCCCCAGATGCTTGATTAAGCTTCCCTCAAACCTAAGTGCTAGAAAACTCTAGCTTCTTCCCCTTCCAACTCACCAGGGTAACTACCAACCCCTCCTACAAGCACGTACTGGGTGCCTTTCTGCACAGGGCGCTGGACACAGTGCCAGGAGCATCATGAAGAAAAAGTATCAATGGGCGCCTCAAGCACTCAGTGGGGCCGCGCGGCAACCCCTTGCGCTCGCCGGTAATGCAGCCGGACGCCCTGGTTTCCATTAAAGGATTTCTCGGGGAAACTGCACCTCGTTCATGAGCTTCCATTTAAGGACTTGATTTCTTGGAGAATGAGGATTGTCTTgcattcccccccccccattgtgCTATCGTTGACAAGAACCTCAATAAATACTACAATGAATAAAGAATTGGATGAAGGGACAGAACATCTATGTCAATAGCTCTGATTGCATGCCTTCCACTGTTCTCATTCCACGTTCGTTAACTCAATTAACCCTCAGTTACATATGAGATAGGTATCTTTGATTATTTCCCAatatatagatgaggaaactcaagCAAAGCGGTTAAATAAATTTAGTTAGTAactagtgaatgaatgaatacttcCGCCGCTCACTTGGGTCCTCCAATGCCGGCTTGGGTCAAGCACTCTGCTTCCGGCGCACTCGATTCTCCGGCTCCACCTGCCAACCTCTTTCCATCCCAGGCCCCCGAAGAGTGTCGCCGCGAGCCCTGAGCGTGTGTCTCGCAGTGCCACCCTACGACTTCCGCGGACTCCTGTTCCTCCATCACGTGCGAGGGAGCGGATGAGAGGGAAACAGCAGAGCTGCTGCTAGACGGGAAGGAGCCAGCCTCGCATACAGCGTCCTGCCCAGAAGGCCAAGTGTCAGCAGGACCACGCGCGAACGCGGGAAAATACCGCGGGTGACGCAGCGTCCTGCGAGCAGTGTGTGGCCCGAGCTCTCGACACTATTAGGAAAGCTAAACCTTCCTAGGGAGGTGGCCCGAAGTGGAGGGCGGGGCGACAGCGCTAAGGAGGCCCGGCTCTGCGCCTCCTGGAGGGATAGCCCTCTGGGACTACGGAGGGGAAAACGAGGTCGGCCAGCTGGAGTCACAGTCCCCGGCTGCCTTTGAGCCTCTTATGCTCTTTAAAAAGCCATTGAGCTCTGACATCCGGATCGGAATCCATTTGGTCAGGTGTGTCCGGGAGGCCGCCCTCCCCCACACGCACACCCTCACCAGGCCTGAATCCTCTGCCCAGTCCGGCCCAGGCACTCACTCTCCAGATGACCTTGGGTGTCCTCACCTCTTTCTGCCTCGGTTGCCTCATCCCTAAACTAAGCGAATTGGAAAAAATCACACCTGCGGGACCCTCTAGCCATCGTTTCTAAAGTGACAGAGGGCAGAGGCCGCGAAGGGTCAGTAGTTCTCTGAGCTCCTCTGTCCGAGGCACCGAAAGGTAGCTCGGGCTCCCGGCCAACCGTGCATTCGGTTGGAATTCGGGTGGGGGATACCTTAGACAGTGCCCTCCCCTCAATGTAAGCAACGGGGACTCCCTTGCAGCCGCCGCAGCGGGAgtcgtgggggtggggggtggcgagCGCCGCCCGCTTTAATATCGGCAGGCATGAGAGGCCGCGACCTTGGACGTTCGCCAATCCCAGCACAACCTCGAAGGTGAGGTGGTGACCAACACGTGTGCGTGAGCACAGGTAAATCGGAGTTGATCTCCCCCAGCTCAAACATCTGCGGTTGAAGTCTCCCTTAAAGCCGAAATCTTGCTTCTTCGCAAAGACCATGGAACgtccaaccaccaccaccatcaccaccatcaccccctGGGAGGGCAAGTAGATAGGAATGCGACAACTGTGCGGGTTTAGGGGCCCTTCCGCCATCTTCAAAGCAGCATCAGTACTTCTCGTGGAGAGGACCAAGCTCACAGTCCCACTACTGGCTGTTGTTTCTTAAGGGAGGAGGAAGCTCGTGGGCCGGGAGTGGGGGTAGGTGGTTGGGGGAGTTGGGGTGCTCAAAGGATAAAGAGAGCTTGGTACTCGGTTTCTGGCTTTTCTTCCCCTGCGTCTTGCCCCTCAGCCGCCCCAGGCCTATCCTGCCGACCAGGGGGTCTGTATGAGGTGGCCTCAGCTTGGTGGGGGACGGATGCGGGAATAGTCTAAAGCTCTGACAGGTTAAGTTCAAACAGGTTTAAAGCTCAAGTCTAAAACGCATCCAGAAAATCCCCTGCTGCAGGCCTTACTTCCtaccccctcctccttcccacttTCTCACATGGGTCCTCTCGGGACCCCAAAGCCCCAACCACGGCATTGATTTCTGGTTCCTTAGGCCGAGCATTTGTACCTCCCTGCTCGCTGCAGGCCGCATACCTAGCCCAACGCCAATCCAGACCCGAGGTAGAGGGAGCGGCCACACGGAAGATCCAAGAGCGACTGGACTGCTTTTACGGTGCCCTTTGAGGTGCGGAGGGAGCTAGGCTTCCGGGATTTGTGACAACCTGACAACCATAGTCGGGGATGAATCCTTACCAGGAATGcttgtgtgggggtgggggtgggggtggtccgGGAGGCGGGGGGTGCGCGAATGCGGGAGCCGGGGGATGATATCCTTTACTGGTATGCGGCCAGAGCCTCCTAGCTAGTATCCCTTGGAGGCAAAATCTCGTCTTGATGGGCCATAAGCCCGCTAGCTTTGGCTCGGTGGGAACAGGGCGGCGATGGCGACAACCTTCCTGCGACTCCCCGCTTGAGCCCACTCTCGGCTGAGACAAACAAATGAAGGATTTATTCAGTGTTTTGGTCCCCGGAATGTGGCGCAAGGAAACCTTGCTACTGAGACTCGCGTCCTACccacacagagacagaaaaaggtGGTGTGGGGCTCCTCACTTTGCTTTGCGGTCCTTAGGAGTATGCGGAACTTGCTTCGCGCGGTTCTGCTCATGAAATGCTGAAATAGCTAGCAGACTGCCTCTGTCTCTCGTGTGTGAGTTTGCGTGTCTGGGTGTGTCTGCGTCTGGGTGTCTCTGTGGGTACGTGTGTGTGTCCGTGAATGTGTATGACTGTGGTGTGAGTATGCGCGCGCGCACACCCCAGGGGTATATCGGTTTTTCTCCCGCAGTGAGAAGCGCGCGCCTCTCCATCCCTCTCCGTGCCCCGCCCTGCGCCTTGGTAACTGTGCTCCTAGGGCTCCGCGCCGCGAAGACTGTTGGAGGGGGCGAGAGACAGCCCTGCTCCGGGCAGAGTTATCACTGCTCTAGGAAAGCGCAAATCCTGGGTGTCTGGAAACAGGGGCGGGGGCCACTGTTCTGCTCAGCTTGGTGGCGGGTGCGCGTGGGTTTCCTGAAAGCTCCAGCAGTTCGGCCTCGGCTGCCCTGGAGTCCGTGGACCTTCTGCTCTCGCTTTCTCTTCCGCGTCTGAGAAATCTCGGTGTTAGTTGAGTAATTTCTAATTTCCCCCAACCGCTTTTGCTAGCGTCGAACTTTACAGGGAAGAGTCCCGGACCCGAGGCGGAGGGAGCAGATCGGAAGAAAGGGCCCGAAATGTGGCTTTTCCTTCCGGGCGTCCCCGCCCCGCCCAGAGAGGAGTCCGAAAGAACCAAATGAACTTTAACACTCTCCGGCACTTGTGATATTCCGTTTCCGATGAAATTGTGGAAGTACTCTAACGCCCAGGGTAAAGCCCCGCTAGAGTTTCATGGGGGAAATGTTCAGGAACAAGGGTGGACGGGCGGCCGAGGGAGGGGAGCCTCCCGGGAACCTCCGAGGAGCATCCGGCAACCTGACTCCCACCCCGAAGTGTCCGCAGAGTCGCTCACTTCATTCCCCATCCTCAGCTCCGCCCCGCGCCCCGGTGGCCTGGTAAACATCCAACTGAACTAAGGCAGCATTCTACCTGATCCGAAATCACATTATTCCATCACGGAGCAATGGTTTCCTTCACTTGCGAAGCCCCGCGGCCCGGGCGGATTAACTCGGCAACGGGTTGGGAACCGCGAACGCCTCGCCCGCCCAGTAAAGTGCCCAGGGAACTGCGATTTGCGTAAAGCATCCACCTCTCCCCTGCCACGTCCCTAGGCCGGGATCTGCTCAActagatatatttatttttcttaaatctagAAATGAATTTACGTGCCTCAAAATTCGATGTTTTTGAAACGTCCTGGTAATAAAATTTCAATAGTTGAAGAGTCGGAGAAAACGACTCTCAGTAATGACGGGAAGACTGAAGTACAGTAAGAATCCCGCAGCTCGGTAGCATAGCCTATGGTGTATGTGGAGAAAGGAAGCCAGCCCCGCCAGGAGCCCATGACAGGTGGGAAAGCTGCCATGCCTCTAAACTTTTGTGGCTAAATTAGATATAACAGCTCTCCTGGGCCTTTCTAGGGGTTTAATGGCTCACATTTCCATTAAACTTAGAGTTTCTCTTGGGCTCTCTACCTCTATTTTCTCCTCTTTATCCTGGACCACCCTGGtggctccctcccctctcccactgTGTGCATTCTTCTAAGGGGTTAATCTGACTTCAGGGTTTGGGGGATAGGGGAAGCTTGAATCCCTGAACTGCCAGATGTCTGGCTGCACCCCACCTGAGGCGGCTAAATCCGGGGCCTCCATTCCAGCTGAGGAAGTCTAGAAAGAAGGCTCCCGGAATGTGCTCAAGGGAATGGGTCAAAAAGATGACGCAGAATGAGACCAGGGAGCCATGGAGAGACTTCTCACTCCAGCCAGGGAACTGGGGTGCATCCTGGACTCTGACTTCTGCATCCCTATGGGAGCTCTGACTCTCTGCAGCGTGTTCTCCCTGAGAACAGGCTCCTGGGCATGGATGGGACTGTAAGAGGCCTTGACCCTCCTGGAGCTCAGAGTCAAACAGACCAGAGTGATCAGGGTTTTTTAGGATGTcagtttgttttaaaatctcCAAAAAGGGCTTTTACCAACACAGGACATTTCATTTGTAGTTTGGAGGGAAGGAGGATCCAACAGAGGGTTGACTGTCAGCCTTTTCAAAAAATTCCAGTGGCCCATCCCAGTAGCATCATGAAGACAAAGTAAGTTTACTTTTTCCCAGCTGCTGTGGGATGGGGAAACTGCCTTTCAACTCCAAGGATCCAACTGCAAAGAAACATGGGGGAGAAATGCAGTTTTATAGATCCATCAGTGGGCAAATGTGGGCCAGGAGGTCGTGGTTCTAGTTTGGGCTCTAGGTCAGcttgaccttaggcaagtcacttactAACCCTGCATTTGTTCTGGCATATTTAAAACCAGAGCCCCAGTGCTGTAAGGCCCAGGCTTCCAGCTGTAACTTCCGTGGTTTCCTATTTTTCTGGGCAGGTGATACTACAGACCTGCCCAGACAGCTTACCCCAGCAGTTTGTGCTGGGAGAGCCCCGGGTCTCCATGCTGGGCACTGAGCAGCCACCCATTAGGTATGACTGTTGAATCGACTGACCCTTTCGGGTACCACCACCTTCTCCACTCCAACTCAGCGTACTTCAGAGCCGCGGAAAGCGGTGCGCACTCACTCATTGTGTCCAGAATCCGGGTGGGGAAGCCATCTGCGGGACCGGCCTAAAGATTCTATAGCTAGCTCGGCTCCCAGGCCACCCGCAAGGCCAGGGAGCTCGCATTCGGTGGCAGTTGGTGCAGAGTAGCGGCCACTGGACAAGACGGAACATCTAAACCCTAATGCCGACCTCTGCAGCAAAGTGGTCCCGAGGTTTGCGCCACGTGCCCCCGAAGTTCCAGCCtcaccacctccccccaccccacccccacctccagctgcTGTGTCCTCCACTGTCAGGGGACTAGGATCCGGATCGGAGACCCCGGACCTTAAGGACTGCATCACCCCCAGCAAACCAAGCGGCCTTTACAAACCGtagtaaacattttatttacacGTTTGAGGCGTCCTCACTGCAACACGTCTTTGCGCCACGACCCCTGGTGGGGAGAGGAACAGTTCAAACACTTCACAGTGCGAGCTGCTTGTTTCTGGGGAGACGTGGTTCGACCGGCGCTGGGGGATTTTGGAGCTGGCGGTACTGAGACTTCTCTCCGCTCTAAGTGTTATGGGGCTGCGGCCAGCGGGGGCAGTGGAGGCACCAGGTGTGAACGAACGTACAGCAGGAGGCTCCGCCAGCAAAAGTGGGCAGAAAAATCCCGCCAGCGGCTAGACTGCTACACGCCGCGCCCCAGGCCCCCTTCCGCCCTCTCCCAGTCTATAAACTGCCCAGGGGCGCTTGGGCGGACTCGGGGCTTTGGGGAGCGCTGCTGAGGGTGGGCTGGAGCTCGGAAAACGGTTCCGACGAGCtgccgccgctgctgctgctgaggTTGCTGGCGGTACTCGCGCtagtgctgctgcagctgctaAGGCTACTGGCGCTGCTGAAACTAAaactgccgccgccgccgccacttCCACCGTTCCCACCGCTGCAGGCGGAGATGAGGGCGCCAGTGGCCGAGGTCTTGATGACGGTCGTTTGGTGCAGAGACCTCTCAGCTCCCTCAGTTCGCTCCGTGTCACTGGGGGCCATGTCCAGAGACTCGGAGTCGCTGCTTTCGCTCTCGGCTTCGCCCTCGGAGCGGCTGGGGCTCCGCTCGTCCTGCTCGCCGTCGGCAGTTGGGGCTCCACTTGACGGCTTCTCGACCGCCTCCTTGTCTTTGTCCTTCTGGGCCTGAGCCTCCTTGGAGTGCCGCCACTTCATCCGCCGGTTCTGGAACCACACCTTCACCTGCGGGGCGCCACCGGAGAAGACAAGAAGGGACACCCAGATGAGACGCAGGCCCGCTCTGATCCAAATCGCGCGCGCCGGGGGAGCCGCCCCCTAACGCCAGAAAGCAGCAGTAACCGTCCCCAGCGCCCCTACCCAAGGCCAGGATCGGCCTAGGCGTAGGGGCCGAGAGATAGCCCAGCGGAACGCCGAGACCGCCAAGGATCCTGCCCAGGGAATCCACTAGGCCGTTTCTCAAATTATGGCCCTCTGACCTCGCTCCTGAAATGGCCTGCGTGTTGTTAGAAAGACAAATTCCTGCACCCTACCCCCAATTACGAACACCTCTACTGTAAATCGATGCTTCTTAACCCTACTTGAGTCAGGAACTTCATTAAAGGAAATTTGATTGAAGTTATGACCCCTGccccagaaaaatgcacatataCCCAAAATTTCACACACAATTTCAAGGGTTTGGTGAACAACGTTAAGAATCCCTAATCTGAGTTATCCCCCTCCTCTACTGCACTACCCAAAGCAAGTTCCTACAATAGCAATTCTTCTTAAGAAGGAGGAACTCTGGGAAgcagaaaggggaaaaggggttCAAAGAGTTAATACCAGTGGGGTAATGGGCACCACTAGACCTTCTTTAGAAGAGCATTTCCTTGGCTTGTCTGTACTCAGGGGCTGATAAGGACCCCCACCCCTGCTTGGGATAAACTAATTTTGTTGGGGGCTCAGAAAACAGTGGAGTAAAACGTGTGCAAAGTGGAGGAAGGGGGTTGTGAAGGGGCGGAGaatctataaaaatatatacgATCCCCTGGGGGACTCAATGTGTTCACACAAGTTCCAgcttcccttttaaaaataacatccaCAGCTGGTGGAAAACGGCTGGGCTCTTCCAGGTCCGGTGTGCGTGTAGGGGAGGGCTGCTGTGTAATGGAggacagagacacacagagacagaAGGCAGGGAACCAGCGAGCTAAGGAAAAGCCGCTGGCTTTGTGCTCCTGCGCTGCGCAGGGCAATGAGCACTGAGGGAGCAAGGGTCACCGCCACCGAGGGAGCGTGGGGTGTGGAACAATGGTGTCTCTTCTATCTCAAAGCTCAAAAGGAGGGGGGGGTGCATTTCTtgaatttgagggaaaaaaaactgaGATCAGGCACAACAGATTTCTTGttgtcttgaaaaataaaaacaggaaagtgGAACCTGCTGAAATGGTCTTGGGCGAGCTaagaaaatcttttttcttttccttctgcctctcaCCATCCCTCACCCCCTCAACCCGAGTCTCTCTTCAGAGCCTATGCGGTTAGAAAATCGGACTGCGGCCGCTCCAAGCGGACTCCTCACCCTGCTGGAGCTAAGTAATTCCGTTTGAAATGATGTTTTCACTTCCTCACAACTAGGGATTTCACAACCCAGCAgcggcaggaggaggaggagggagggcaggagaaagaacaacaacaatCTCTTGACTTTGGGTTTTTATCTCCTGAAATAAACTGTCTACTAACAGCGAATTGCTGTACAGCCCAGAACATAATTATCTCACGCCGCCTATTTGCTTTCTCCGCGGTTCTTTCGCCCTGTTAACCAAAATAAACAGGCAGCGCTAGCTGACATACCTCTTTGGGGATGGGCTATTCTTCCAGTCTTTCTCCCCCTACCTTCCTCTCTCCTGCCCCAAGTTGCGAGGTCCACAGAGCCTCTTGAAATTCAAAACCTTGTGTTTCGACCGCTGGAGGGGAGTCTGCCGGGGTGGAGCGGGCCCGCAGGGCTAGGCCGCGCGCTGCCGCCCTCCCGAGGGCGCTGTGCGCTGGAGCCCGGAGCTGGCCTACCTGTGCGTCTGTGAGGCCCAGCATCGCCGCCAGCTGCTTTCGGTCCGGCTTGGTCACGTACTTCTGAATCTCAAATCTTTTCTCCAGGCCTTTCCTCTGCAGGTTGGAGAAGACAGCGCGCGACCATGAGCGCTTCCTCTTGTAAGTCTGCGGCATGGTGTCCTTGGTGAGCACGGCGTAGGGGCCTGCGGGCGGACGGAGGATCCGGAGGGAAGAGAGACACCAGGGCCGCTTTAGTGCCCAATCTCGCGGCCTGCAGGCCTGCAGCTAAACGTGCTGCTTAAAACTTTTTTGTGCTAGCAGGCGGTTCCTCCCACCATCATTCAGAAGGCCTGCACGCTCACCCATAAGGCTTCTCTTAGTTAGGATTTACCATTCTTAAGGTGGGAGAGCTTAAAGCAAGTGCGTAGTGAGGCTCGGCGGCTCGCCGGTTAATTCCAGGGCGAAAACTTAAAGCTAATGCATGGCCATCGGCCATGTGAAGAATAAGTGACAATGTCCCTCGGGCCTGAATGATCTATAGATGACAACCTCGAGCTTCTACTGTATGTGTGTACTCCTCCCACGAAAACACTTTTGCTGGCTGTCCCAGCAAAAGTGTTTGAGGTCACCCCCCTCCATGTATGCATATTAATGATAAACACCTATGGTGGTGCATTTCCAAACTCTTGAGGCTGGGCTGCCTTCTCCGGTGAAATGACCAGGGAaagcccaccaccaccaccacaccacgCTCGCCCACGCACACATTTTCTTGGCTCCCCAGACACCCCTACAGCTTTCCCCAGGAAGTCATTCGAATTGTATGCTAGTTCGCTGAGCAGTCTTTCGGTTTCTCTATTCTGACCCGGTAGCCTCCCGTACCCACTTCGGGATTGCGACACCGCGGCCGCCGCGTGAGACAGCAGTCCTGAGATTTCTCTGTTAGTCGGCCTGCCCCTTAGGCCGTCACTCGGGAGGGTTTCTGTACCTGGAAACGTGTCTTGAAACTGATGCTGAACTGAATTTCTCGGGTTCGAGCTTAAGGGACTCAGGATGGCAGAAGCCTCATTAATGGGATCTAGAGACGCGAAGAACTGGCCGGCGGAGGGCTGCAGGCCGGGGAGGTGCATGC from Choloepus didactylus isolate mChoDid1 chromosome 2, mChoDid1.pri, whole genome shotgun sequence encodes the following:
- the HLX gene encoding H2.0-like homeobox protein, translating into MFAAGLAPFYASNFSLWSAAYCSSAGPGGCSFPLDPAAVKKPSFCIADILHAGVGEPGGAPEGLAGASAAALTAHLGSVHPHASFQATARSPLRPTPVVAPSEVPTGFPQRLSPLSAVYHHHHPQQQQPQQQQPQQQQPQQPQPPPPPRASALQPPGSGARVIPNPHHSGSAPAPSSKDLKFGIDRILSAEFDPKVKEGNTLRDLTSLLTGGRPAGMHLPGLQPSAGQFFASLDPINEASAILSPLSSNPRNSVQHQFQDTFPGPYAVLTKDTMPQTYKRKRSWSRAVFSNLQRKGLEKRFEIQKYVTKPDRKQLAAMLGLTDAQVKVWFQNRRMKWRHSKEAQAQKDKDKEAVEKPSSGAPTADGEQDERSPSRSEGEAESESSDSESLDMAPSDTERTEGAERSLHQTTVIKTSATGALISACSGGNGGSGGGGGSFSFSSASSLSSCSSTSASTASNLSSSSGGSSSEPFSELQPTLSSAPQSPESAQAPLGSL